From a single Pseudomonas serboccidentalis genomic region:
- a CDS encoding DUF2252 domain-containing protein, producing MTTLQDLMKQGKDARKKCSRSSQATTGKMNRDPIPLIKASSRGRVASLVELRYGRMLVSPFTFFRGNALLQAHDLSGTANMGLVGPICGDAHLMNFGGFATPERNLLFSVNDFDEAHPGPWEWDVKRLAASFVVAARDLRHGESVEEDVCRQMVGAYQATMLECAEQSALETWYESIKYEDLLDQARKSALEHVQRAVDKAERRTHAELLPKISERDAHGRLIIRDDLPEIFHLHNHTTLLDADDDWLRLADWRPLFDTFMRDYRTTLQADRRELLSRFQVQDLAFKVVGVGSVGTRCLVALLTDAQESPLFLQFKEARRSVLADYVKAKSRTRHEGQRVVEGQRLMQSASDLFLGWATGPNGRYFYVRQLRDMKISAELENFDAETFAAYARVCGRALARAHAKASGNAAQISGYIGKGDALADALFKYARSYTAQNERDFERFQDACRKGRLTARSEADFAADHLP from the coding sequence ATGACCACCCTCCAAGACCTCATGAAGCAAGGCAAGGACGCCCGCAAGAAATGCTCGCGCAGTTCGCAGGCCACCACCGGAAAGATGAACCGCGATCCGATTCCGCTGATCAAGGCGTCGAGTCGCGGTCGTGTCGCCTCGTTGGTCGAGTTGCGTTACGGGCGGATGCTGGTGTCGCCCTTCACGTTCTTTCGCGGCAACGCATTGCTGCAGGCTCATGATTTGTCGGGGACGGCGAACATGGGGCTGGTCGGGCCGATCTGTGGTGATGCACATTTGATGAACTTCGGCGGGTTTGCCACGCCGGAGCGCAACCTGCTGTTCAGCGTCAATGACTTCGACGAGGCGCACCCCGGCCCCTGGGAATGGGATGTGAAGCGTCTGGCGGCAAGTTTTGTGGTGGCGGCGCGGGATTTGCGCCATGGCGAGTCGGTTGAGGAAGACGTGTGTCGGCAGATGGTCGGCGCCTATCAGGCAACGATGCTGGAGTGCGCCGAACAGAGTGCGCTGGAAACCTGGTACGAATCGATCAAGTACGAAGACTTGCTCGATCAGGCGCGCAAGAGCGCGCTGGAGCATGTGCAGCGTGCCGTCGATAAAGCCGAGCGGCGCACCCACGCCGAGTTGCTGCCGAAAATCAGCGAACGCGACGCCCACGGGCGGTTGATCATTCGCGATGACTTGCCGGAAATTTTCCACCTGCACAACCACACCACGCTGCTCGACGCCGATGATGACTGGTTACGGCTGGCAGACTGGCGACCGTTGTTCGACACGTTCATGCGTGATTATCGAACCACACTGCAGGCTGACCGGCGGGAATTGCTCTCGCGGTTTCAAGTGCAGGATCTGGCGTTCAAAGTGGTCGGCGTGGGCAGTGTCGGCACCCGTTGCCTGGTGGCGCTGCTGACCGACGCTCAGGAGTCGCCGCTGTTCCTGCAATTCAAGGAAGCGCGGCGCTCGGTGCTGGCCGATTACGTGAAAGCCAAATCCCGGACGCGCCATGAAGGTCAGCGCGTGGTCGAGGGCCAGCGCCTGATGCAATCGGCCAGCGATCTGTTCCTGGGGTGGGCCACCGGTCCCAACGGTCGCTATTTCTATGTTCGGCAATTGCGCGACATGAAGATCTCCGCCGAACTGGAAAACTTCGACGCCGAAACCTTCGCCGCCTATGCCCGGGTCTGCGGTCGTGCACTGGCCCGCGCCCACGCCAAAGCCTCGGGCAACGCGGCGCAGATCAGCGGCTACATCGGCAAGGGCGATGCCTTGGCTGACGCCCTGTTCAAATACGCACGCAGTTATACCGCGCAGAACGAGCGCGACTTCGAACGCTTTCAGGACGCCTGCCGCAAGGGCCGGCTGACGGCACGTTCGGAAGCCGATTTCGCCGCGGATCATCTGCCCTGA
- a CDS encoding histidine phosphatase family protein: MQLRLSLFGVKRSFSLSGLARYRTIWVVLGALLLVIPLTLWLLAPAAVPDLAHGNVSGARALAAGWAKGDMIVLVRHVERCDHSPAPCLSGDDGITDRSRSIAVSVGAQFEHLGLNHADIYNSPMLRTVQTAGYMFNRAATGEDWLISCKDRILQEALAHKLQGRNLILVTHSECMAELEKDLNVPVSDPGYGSSLFVSAANKADPRILGFIEASDWHSVTTR, from the coding sequence GTGCAATTGAGACTGAGTCTGTTCGGCGTCAAACGCTCGTTCTCCCTGAGCGGGTTGGCCCGATATCGCACCATTTGGGTCGTGCTCGGCGCCTTGTTGCTGGTGATTCCGCTGACCCTGTGGCTGCTCGCCCCGGCGGCGGTGCCGGACCTGGCCCATGGCAATGTGTCCGGTGCCCGGGCGCTGGCGGCCGGGTGGGCCAAGGGCGACATGATTGTGCTGGTGCGTCACGTCGAGCGCTGCGACCACTCTCCGGCGCCATGCCTGAGCGGCGATGATGGCATTACTGACCGTTCGCGCAGTATTGCGGTCAGTGTCGGTGCGCAATTCGAGCACCTGGGCCTGAACCACGCCGATATCTATAACAGCCCGATGCTGCGCACCGTGCAGACCGCCGGTTACATGTTCAACCGTGCGGCCACCGGCGAAGACTGGCTGATCAGTTGCAAGGACCGCATATTGCAGGAAGCGCTGGCGCACAAGCTCCAGGGACGCAATCTGATCCTGGTGACCCACAGCGAATGCATGGCGGAGCTGGAAAAGGACTTGAATGTACCGGTTTCGGACCCTGGCTACGGCTCCTCGCTGTTCGTCTCCGCCGCGAATAAGGCGGACCCGCGCATACTTGGCTTTATCGAAGCCTCCGACTGGCACTCAGTGACCACCCGATGA
- a CDS encoding PliI family lysozyme inhibitor of I-type lysozyme, producing MKTWIAAALAALITLPVHAADAGAVRVEPIAFTTSADSVQRKQSIKGDQTAEYKLNAKAGQMLTVDFKPSNTSAYFNITAKGADYALFNGSIMGNHFLGTLPSDGEYTVQVYLMRNAARRNEVANYDLSLRLVNGDTTLQKPFDQTLELQGIAFHVSTEQVGDKPTLRIAPKGLEIDNTVIIQALSGDVVRAEVADLNNDGSPELYVFTRSPGRGMPGELIAYSANNKKSLSEIYLPPVSDNPKTAEGYQGEDSFAVVENTLVQRFPVYDSADAGAGRTGKMRQVQYKLVAGEAGWILREDKVTEF from the coding sequence ATGAAGACCTGGATCGCTGCCGCGCTGGCCGCACTGATTACCCTGCCCGTCCATGCGGCCGATGCAGGCGCCGTGCGCGTAGAACCGATTGCTTTCACAACCAGTGCCGACAGCGTCCAGCGCAAACAGTCGATCAAGGGTGACCAGACCGCCGAATACAAACTCAACGCCAAGGCTGGCCAGATGCTCACCGTCGACTTCAAGCCCTCCAACACCTCCGCCTACTTCAACATTACTGCCAAGGGTGCGGATTACGCGCTGTTCAACGGCTCGATCATGGGCAATCACTTCCTCGGCACATTGCCCAGCGATGGCGAATACACGGTTCAGGTCTACCTCATGCGCAACGCCGCACGACGCAATGAAGTGGCCAACTACGACTTGTCTCTGAGACTGGTCAACGGTGATACCACCCTCCAGAAGCCATTCGACCAGACACTGGAATTGCAGGGTATCGCCTTTCACGTAAGCACCGAACAGGTCGGTGACAAACCGACGCTGCGCATCGCTCCCAAGGGGCTGGAGATCGACAACACGGTCATCATCCAGGCGCTCAGCGGTGATGTGGTGCGCGCCGAAGTCGCTGATCTCAATAACGACGGCTCCCCCGAACTCTACGTTTTCACCCGCTCGCCCGGGCGCGGCATGCCGGGCGAGTTGATTGCCTACTCAGCCAACAACAAGAAATCCCTGAGCGAAATCTACTTGCCCCCAGTCAGCGACAACCCGAAAACCGCCGAGGGTTATCAGGGCGAGGACTCGTTTGCGGTGGTGGAGAACACGCTGGTGCAACGCTTCCCGGTCTATGACAGTGCCGACGCTGGCGCGGGGCGTACGGGGAAGATGCGGCAAGTTCAGTACAAGTTGGTAGCGGGTGAAGCGGGATGGATTTTGCGCGAAGACAAGGTCACGGAGTTCTGA
- a CDS encoding GNAT family N-acetyltransferase: MEFALTVNGLALRVRSPDPALVMPVREALNASYREHAPFLEWALEQTSEERALASMLRAQDDFASETGERRLFIVTEDGPTVVGCIGLVPRRRKRYVVGYWANSAFAGKGYLREVLQQLLKRWPEFTFYLTTSSANTRSQRLAEAAGFTLIRIHSQARQSPQHGVQDTWVYRFGGKRQAKKSPRESAGEP; the protein is encoded by the coding sequence ATGGAATTTGCATTGACGGTGAACGGGCTGGCGCTGCGTGTTCGCTCGCCGGACCCAGCGCTGGTCATGCCGGTGCGCGAGGCGCTGAACGCCAGTTACCGCGAGCATGCGCCCTTTCTGGAATGGGCGCTCGAACAGACCAGTGAGGAGCGGGCGCTGGCCTCCATGTTGCGCGCGCAGGATGATTTCGCCAGCGAGACCGGCGAGCGGCGGTTGTTCATCGTGACTGAAGACGGACCAACCGTCGTTGGCTGCATCGGCCTGGTGCCGCGGCGGCGCAAGCGCTATGTCGTCGGTTATTGGGCCAACAGCGCATTTGCCGGCAAGGGTTACCTGCGCGAAGTGCTGCAGCAGTTGCTCAAGCGCTGGCCTGAGTTCACCTTTTACCTGACCACATCGTCGGCCAACACCCGCAGTCAGCGTCTGGCTGAAGCGGCGGGGTTTACGCTGATCAGGATTCACTCACAGGCGCGGCAGTCGCCACAGCATGGCGTGCAGGACACCTGGGTGTATCGCTTCGGCGGCAAACGCCAGGCAAAAAAAAGCCCGCGGGAGAGCGCGGGCGAACCGTAG
- a CDS encoding ArnT family glycosyltransferase — protein sequence MLKAPALSGCLNSMSRAATSLFLLAALLFFFALGNHQLQGSTEARVAGIAMEMHLDDDWVTPRLFGEPFLEKPPLSLWLDAGAMRVFGVSPWAVRLASAVAGLLSVMLLYGMLRRFGRPKAVAWTAGILLATMASYWSNVRGVGEDALLALGVSMALLAFFQAQRASTPSSSLLFIAGIAIATLSKGVLGLAMPGVVIFAYLLADNLIDKRLKIGAWLRPGLLTAVGLIPLLIWLAVLYQRGGSHAVAEVLLTNSVGRFSGSFVEAGHYEPFYYYLAKLPEAFLPWNILVYLGLWHLRKELKTNRYLLFFSLWIVAQFIMLTLASSKRTVYLMSMTPAAAVIAAEYARVLFDRLRAHENASRFIGKVARHRQAIAAGLLTVVIGSYLGAAQWALPNADKELSFLPLTEHIQTLQANGQQVALFQANERVGGASVFYTQRVLKGLDTDAQLHDFLSASPSNVAVISADSEPVAPLKVLKTMMVGRQAYYFVGY from the coding sequence ATGCTCAAGGCTCCTGCCCTTTCCGGTTGCCTGAATTCCATGTCGCGTGCCGCCACTTCTTTGTTTTTACTTGCCGCCCTGCTGTTTTTTTTCGCCTTGGGTAACCACCAGTTGCAAGGCTCCACCGAGGCTCGCGTGGCCGGGATCGCCATGGAGATGCACCTGGACGATGACTGGGTGACGCCGCGCCTGTTCGGCGAGCCGTTTCTGGAAAAACCGCCGCTGAGCCTGTGGCTGGACGCCGGCGCCATGCGCGTGTTCGGCGTTTCGCCGTGGGCGGTGCGGCTGGCGTCCGCGGTGGCCGGATTGCTCAGCGTGATGCTGCTGTACGGCATGTTGCGCCGCTTCGGACGGCCGAAAGCGGTCGCCTGGACCGCGGGGATTCTGCTGGCGACCATGGCCAGTTACTGGAGCAACGTGCGCGGAGTCGGCGAAGATGCCTTGCTCGCCCTCGGCGTGAGCATGGCGTTGCTGGCGTTTTTTCAGGCGCAACGGGCTTCGACGCCAAGCAGTTCGCTGCTGTTTATCGCCGGCATCGCGATAGCAACGTTGAGCAAGGGCGTACTAGGGCTGGCGATGCCGGGGGTGGTGATTTTCGCCTACCTGCTGGCCGATAACCTGATCGACAAACGCCTGAAGATCGGCGCCTGGCTGCGTCCCGGCCTGCTCACGGCGGTGGGTCTGATTCCGCTGCTGATCTGGCTCGCCGTGCTCTATCAGCGCGGCGGTTCGCACGCCGTCGCGGAAGTGCTGCTGACCAACAGCGTCGGTCGCTTCAGCGGCTCATTCGTCGAGGCGGGGCACTACGAGCCGTTCTATTACTACCTGGCCAAACTGCCGGAAGCGTTCCTGCCGTGGAATATCCTCGTGTATCTGGGGCTGTGGCATTTGCGCAAGGAACTGAAGACCAACCGTTACCTGTTGTTTTTCAGCCTGTGGATCGTGGCGCAGTTCATCATGCTGACCCTGGCCTCCAGCAAGCGCACGGTGTACCTGATGTCGATGACCCCGGCCGCCGCCGTGATCGCTGCCGAGTACGCGCGGGTGTTGTTTGATCGCTTGCGGGCGCATGAAAACGCCAGCCGCTTTATCGGAAAAGTCGCCCGTCATCGTCAGGCGATTGCCGCTGGCCTGCTCACGGTGGTGATCGGCAGCTACCTGGGCGCCGCTCAGTGGGCCTTGCCCAACGCCGATAAAGAGTTGTCGTTCCTGCCGCTGACCGAGCACATTCAGACCCTGCAAGCCAACGGCCAGCAGGTCGCGCTGTTCCAGGCCAATGAGCGGGTCGGCGGCGCCAGCGTGTTCTACACCCAACGTGTGCTCAAAGGGCTGGATACCGACGCGCAACTGCACGACTTCCTCAGCGCGTCGCCCTCGAACGTCGCGGTGATCTCGGCAGACAGCGAACCCGTCGCGCCGCTCAAAGTGCTCAAGACCATGATGGTCGGGCGACAGGCGTACTACTTCGTCGGCTACTGA
- a CDS encoding DMT family transporter, translating into MNISVLYALAAAALFGASTPLAKLLGVQISPILLAGLLYLGSGLGLTVLRFARDRGWQPSGLRTGEWPWLIGAIGFGGVLAPVALMFGLSRTSGASASLMLNLESVLTALLAWMVFKENADRRIVIGMLAIVAGGVVLSWPQEAVSAQDWTGPLAVAFACFCWAIDNNLTRKVSASDALFIAGSKGLVAGLVNCGLALFIGTQLPAAPTLVPILLVGFLGYGVSLVMFVLALRGLGSARTGAYFSTAPFLGAGISILLLGESISLMFLLAAALMAVGVWIHLMENHAHEHQHEPLEHDHRHTHDEHHQHTHEFEWDGVEPHSHPHVHTPIRHSHAHFPDVHHRHGH; encoded by the coding sequence ATGAATATCAGCGTTCTCTACGCTTTGGCTGCGGCCGCGCTGTTTGGCGCCAGTACGCCACTGGCCAAACTGTTGGGGGTACAGATTTCGCCGATTCTGCTCGCCGGATTGCTCTATCTGGGCAGCGGTCTGGGCCTGACCGTCCTGCGTTTTGCCCGCGACCGAGGCTGGCAGCCGTCCGGGCTCAGGACTGGTGAATGGCCTTGGCTGATCGGCGCCATCGGCTTCGGCGGGGTGCTGGCACCGGTGGCGCTGATGTTCGGTTTGAGCAGAACGTCCGGCGCGAGCGCGTCACTGATGCTCAATCTGGAATCGGTGCTCACGGCGCTCCTGGCGTGGATGGTGTTCAAGGAAAATGCTGACCGGCGAATCGTAATCGGCATGCTCGCCATCGTGGCGGGTGGTGTCGTGCTGTCGTGGCCGCAAGAGGCGGTGTCGGCGCAGGACTGGACCGGGCCGCTGGCCGTCGCCTTCGCCTGCTTTTGCTGGGCCATCGACAACAACCTGACGCGCAAGGTCTCTGCCTCGGATGCCCTGTTCATCGCCGGCAGCAAAGGCCTGGTGGCAGGGCTGGTCAACTGCGGCCTGGCCTTGTTCATCGGCACACAACTACCTGCCGCCCCCACGCTGGTGCCGATCCTGCTGGTCGGATTTCTCGGCTACGGTGTCAGCCTGGTGATGTTCGTCCTCGCCCTGCGCGGACTCGGCAGCGCACGCACCGGCGCCTACTTTTCCACCGCACCGTTCCTGGGCGCAGGCATCTCGATTCTGCTGCTGGGCGAATCGATATCGCTGATGTTCCTGCTCGCAGCGGCGTTAATGGCCGTGGGCGTATGGATTCATCTGATGGAAAACCATGCTCATGAGCATCAGCACGAACCGCTCGAGCACGATCATCGGCATACACACGACGAGCATCACCAGCACACGCATGAGTTTGAGTGGGATGGGGTGGAGCCGCACAGTCATCCACATGTGCATACGCCGATTCGGCACAGTCATGCGCATTTTCCGGATGTGCATCATCGGCATGGGCATTGA
- the rimJ gene encoding ribosomal protein S5-alanine N-acetyltransferase — MSLLSLPCQRLTLAILAPDQAELESDFYQRNQRHLAPWSPIRTTEYFSTEQIRRRLEIQASAYEAGLAMHFALLTPDGQQMIGACNFSGIIRGAFQACYLGYHIDHAHQGQGLMQEGLEAGIGYMFDTQNLHRIMANYMPGNERSARLLERLGFEREGYAKAYLNIAGRWQDHVLTALVNPLFETPEKRWSRQLA, encoded by the coding sequence ATGTCACTGCTGAGCCTGCCCTGCCAACGTCTGACGCTCGCCATCCTGGCCCCGGACCAGGCCGAACTGGAAAGTGATTTCTACCAACGCAACCAACGTCACCTCGCGCCCTGGTCGCCGATCCGCACTACCGAATACTTTTCCACAGAGCAGATTCGCCGACGCCTTGAAATCCAGGCCAGTGCCTACGAGGCCGGGCTGGCGATGCATTTCGCCCTGTTGACGCCGGACGGACAGCAGATGATCGGCGCGTGCAATTTCAGCGGGATCATTCGCGGCGCGTTTCAGGCCTGTTATCTGGGTTATCACATCGACCACGCGCATCAGGGTCAAGGACTGATGCAGGAAGGTCTGGAGGCCGGCATCGGGTACATGTTCGACACGCAGAACCTGCACCGGATCATGGCCAATTACATGCCTGGCAACGAGCGCAGCGCGCGATTGCTGGAGCGCCTGGGTTTCGAGCGTGAAGGTTACGCCAAGGCCTATCTGAACATCGCCGGCCGCTGGCAGGATCATGTGCTGACGGCGCTGGTCAATCCGTTGTTCGAGACGCCGGAGAAGCGTTGGTCACGACAACTGGCGTGA
- a CDS encoding ATP-dependent nuclease: MTVYGTESGIAITTARVHSFRSLANVEVDLTDLTVIIGANNAGKTSFLDALFAAVGSGRKSLGSDDVRLAPGEATAPKARQITIDLMLRPVGDDGKVTDRYPEGSFWTSVWGTPGIANDDDFNEFTPIRTTLKWSDMKGEYVVERKFLKEWKPFADWTTAATHERALSAAQMEPLALHYVDAKRDLDDDLRRPGSFWRKMTEDLGLSDADIAAMEGTLSAINQEIVDKSDVLKHLKENLSGLQTLVSADSGGVDIAPVARKLRDLSKGVDVSFSTTGSQSFPLARHGMGTRSLASLLVFRAYTSWRHNQATKGGDNVHSMLALEEPESHLHPQAQRSLFAHIKAIPGQRIVSTHSPYFAGQAQLEDLRLFIKRGGDTVVTRLDLSSLTEPNDIRKLQETVIDTRGDLLFSRGVVLFEGQTEEQALPIWAQKYWGASIHELGFCFVRTNGTDYFPFLWLAKALQIPWYIFADGEAVPVKQLDAALNKAGEPNSANCQNVVVYPPGMNFESQLISEGYMAEIEQALNTMGGTKTYLDDYIAELDGLKGKKGVIRDYKSAGGRERAAFDAMSGAKTSVSKHLGHVITSVTDPARRFPTKIKALFEIIGAAHGLTKDND; the protein is encoded by the coding sequence ATGACCGTCTATGGAACAGAGAGCGGTATCGCAATCACGACCGCTAGGGTGCACAGCTTCCGTTCATTGGCAAATGTTGAGGTCGACTTGACCGATCTTACGGTGATCATTGGCGCCAACAATGCCGGCAAGACTAGCTTCTTGGATGCATTGTTTGCCGCGGTAGGTTCGGGCCGAAAGTCACTGGGATCGGACGACGTGCGTCTGGCGCCGGGAGAGGCCACAGCTCCAAAAGCACGCCAGATCACTATCGACCTGATGCTGCGGCCAGTCGGAGACGACGGTAAGGTAACAGACAGGTATCCAGAGGGTAGCTTCTGGACCAGCGTCTGGGGAACGCCGGGCATTGCAAACGACGACGACTTTAACGAGTTCACACCTATTCGCACCACCCTCAAGTGGAGTGACATGAAGGGCGAATATGTTGTTGAACGTAAATTTCTGAAAGAGTGGAAACCATTTGCCGACTGGACGACAGCCGCGACCCATGAACGCGCATTGAGCGCCGCTCAAATGGAACCACTAGCGCTCCATTACGTCGACGCCAAGCGAGACCTTGATGACGACCTGAGAAGGCCTGGGTCGTTTTGGCGAAAGATGACCGAAGACTTAGGGTTAAGCGATGCCGACATTGCTGCTATGGAGGGGACGCTGTCAGCCATCAACCAGGAGATTGTTGATAAGAGTGATGTCCTCAAACACCTGAAAGAAAACCTTTCCGGCCTACAGACCCTTGTGTCAGCTGATAGCGGTGGGGTCGACATCGCTCCTGTAGCAAGGAAACTGCGTGATCTATCCAAAGGTGTTGATGTCTCGTTCAGTACTACCGGCTCGCAGTCATTTCCGCTTGCACGCCACGGAATGGGTACGCGGAGTCTTGCGTCTCTTCTGGTGTTTAGAGCCTATACGTCCTGGCGGCATAACCAAGCGACTAAAGGTGGGGACAACGTTCATTCGATGTTGGCATTGGAAGAACCGGAGTCGCACCTGCATCCTCAGGCGCAGCGCTCATTGTTTGCGCACATTAAGGCAATCCCTGGCCAGCGTATCGTTAGCACGCATTCACCGTACTTCGCAGGCCAGGCACAGTTAGAGGATTTAAGGCTTTTCATCAAGCGAGGGGGCGACACTGTTGTCACCCGACTAGATCTCTCGTCTCTTACAGAACCTAACGACATCCGCAAGCTCCAGGAGACCGTGATAGATACACGGGGCGACCTTTTGTTTTCTCGGGGAGTGGTTCTTTTCGAGGGACAGACAGAGGAACAAGCGCTACCGATCTGGGCCCAAAAATACTGGGGAGCTAGTATTCATGAGTTGGGGTTCTGTTTTGTTCGAACGAACGGCACGGACTATTTCCCCTTCTTATGGCTTGCAAAGGCATTGCAAATCCCTTGGTACATCTTTGCCGATGGCGAAGCAGTCCCTGTTAAACAACTGGATGCTGCCTTGAACAAAGCGGGAGAGCCAAACTCTGCTAATTGCCAAAACGTGGTGGTATACCCACCCGGCATGAATTTCGAGTCCCAACTCATTTCCGAAGGTTATATGGCGGAAATCGAGCAAGCTCTGAACACGATGGGTGGGACTAAAACCTATCTAGATGATTACATCGCGGAGCTGGATGGCTTGAAGGGTAAGAAAGGCGTCATAAGGGATTACAAGTCTGCTGGGGGCCGAGAGCGAGCGGCTTTCGACGCCATGTCCGGCGCAAAGACAAGCGTTTCAAAACATCTGGGCCATGTGATCACGTCAGTTACTGATCCGGCGCGAAGGTTCCCAACAAAAATTAAGGCCTTATTCGAAATAATCGGTGCAGCGCATGGCCTGACTAAGGACAACGACTAA
- a CDS encoding ATP-dependent helicase: MTNTSYERLSPEQLEVVCHVEGPLLVEAGPGSGKTRVLTDRIRHLLTSVQGHFRVLALTFTNKAADEMKDRLLDLGEERDRAFIGTLHSFCLDLLSERGKLLGMEGSPNIFEQLKDRKEVLLKAIDEDLLLSDEINQIEDSKERNKRVDSWLTGISNIKSHPISCAVVDDELSRRVLDAYEAGMRACNAYDFDDLLLLAYRLLVENPKLADLYRRLYKFICIDEAQDMNEAQYAVICALCSDGYKNVMMVGDPRQSIYGFNTSSPEYMERFGREFAAKRVELTANYRSSRAVVKLAQSLDPNYMVAMQLPIEGKSTILVGDNEQDEADKITNELQRLFTEGHPDVEGGIEPSKCAILGRTRFALLAVEQALKQKNIAYYKRLSANHENASETVDDFQLALRVLVNSKDRLHLSALAKKWKVPEPDFLLEYPEILRGMASMASDKRALVVHEAIESVATNQSRLDLMPALKMLEMHADTLPEPDRLAIYEDVAVFRQEWDQYLRASGGSKSLSSFMSSKALGNTQKAVREGVALLTVHSSKGLEFDVVFIAGMAEGTFPDYRAANQKELGEESRNAFVAVTRSKRLLYLTYPATRVMPWGGVRRQMQSRFISVP; this comes from the coding sequence ATGACCAATACATCCTACGAAAGGCTCTCCCCTGAGCAACTGGAAGTGGTGTGCCATGTAGAGGGGCCTTTACTCGTTGAGGCTGGACCCGGCTCAGGCAAAACGCGCGTGCTCACAGATCGAATCCGCCATCTCCTAACTAGCGTTCAAGGACACTTCCGAGTCTTAGCTTTGACGTTCACAAACAAAGCCGCAGATGAGATGAAGGACCGACTATTGGATTTGGGGGAAGAACGTGATCGGGCATTCATCGGCACGCTGCACAGTTTCTGCCTGGATTTGCTGAGTGAGCGCGGAAAACTCCTAGGCATGGAGGGCTCGCCCAACATTTTCGAGCAGCTCAAGGACCGAAAAGAGGTGCTGCTCAAAGCTATCGATGAAGACCTGCTGCTATCGGACGAAATCAACCAAATCGAAGACTCTAAAGAGCGCAATAAACGGGTGGACTCTTGGCTTACGGGAATCTCGAACATCAAATCTCATCCGATCTCGTGCGCCGTAGTAGACGATGAGCTGAGCAGGCGAGTGCTAGACGCTTATGAGGCTGGCATGAGGGCATGCAATGCATACGACTTTGACGACCTTTTATTGCTCGCTTACAGATTGCTTGTGGAGAACCCCAAGCTTGCAGACCTCTACCGCAGACTATACAAATTCATTTGCATTGACGAAGCGCAGGACATGAATGAGGCACAATATGCGGTTATTTGCGCGCTCTGCTCAGACGGCTATAAAAACGTAATGATGGTGGGTGATCCACGTCAATCCATTTACGGTTTCAATACCTCCAGCCCCGAATATATGGAGCGTTTTGGTCGGGAATTCGCTGCTAAAAGAGTCGAGCTAACTGCAAATTATCGATCCTCCAGAGCAGTAGTGAAGCTTGCTCAATCGCTTGACCCAAACTACATGGTCGCGATGCAGTTACCCATCGAAGGTAAATCGACGATCTTGGTAGGTGACAATGAGCAGGACGAGGCCGATAAAATCACGAATGAACTTCAGCGATTATTCACTGAAGGGCACCCCGATGTGGAGGGAGGAATTGAACCATCGAAATGCGCGATTCTTGGTCGCACGAGGTTCGCTCTCCTTGCTGTCGAGCAAGCGCTCAAGCAGAAGAACATTGCGTACTACAAACGACTCTCTGCAAATCATGAGAACGCCTCCGAGACGGTGGACGATTTCCAGCTGGCTCTTCGAGTCTTGGTAAATTCCAAGGACCGTCTGCATCTATCCGCGCTAGCAAAAAAGTGGAAAGTGCCTGAGCCCGATTTCTTATTGGAATACCCAGAAATACTGCGCGGTATGGCAAGCATGGCTAGCGATAAGCGGGCATTGGTTGTTCATGAGGCCATTGAGAGTGTCGCCACAAATCAATCGAGGCTTGACTTGATGCCTGCACTCAAGATGCTGGAGATGCACGCAGACACGCTTCCAGAACCTGATCGCTTAGCCATCTACGAAGATGTGGCTGTGTTTCGTCAAGAGTGGGATCAATACCTTAGGGCAAGTGGCGGGTCTAAGTCCCTCAGCAGTTTTATGAGCAGTAAAGCTCTAGGAAATACCCAGAAGGCTGTCCGAGAGGGAGTGGCTTTGCTGACAGTCCATTCATCTAAAGGGCTTGAGTTCGATGTTGTTTTCATCGCTGGAATGGCCGAAGGTACTTTTCCCGACTATCGCGCGGCAAACCAAAAGGAGCTGGGTGAAGAGAGTAGGAATGCTTTCGTAGCCGTGACTAGGTCAAAGCGATTGCTTTATCTTACCTATCCGGCAACTCGTGTAATGCCCTGGGGCGGGGTTCGCCGTCAGATGCAATCCAGATTTATATCAGTCCCGTAA